Proteins from a genomic interval of Paenibacillus sp. FSL R5-0623:
- a CDS encoding CapA family protein: MYPPRSERSVKKKKGKRTRNTIIWTVNIVLIMAIGLIGIFYVINTRQQQADQPVKQEIVDQDQPSIGDDAKGGDQVSSPDSESDESSEEEPEATDEETTADADKTSGAATPDTSGNTNSGKAESGTKKPVADSTPSGTKGNAGVDQESGTSKPSNSAKDVTINFVGDIQFSGKVAELLDKNGYDYPFAKLGRLFKDDDLTIGNLETPITLGGTGAVDKTYVYKSSPKALAAMASAGFDAVNLANNHILDQGVEGLVDTLTYLKEYGIAHTGAGMNRDEAYAPAYLERKGMKIALLGFSRVVPETSWKAEGNRAGVAEAYDSTGAVKAIQEARKKADLVIVVAHWGEERVSTPNSDQTRLAHEFVDAGADLVIGGHPHVLQGLEYYKGKWIAYSTGNFIFSRSTTEETWKTAVFQARCSQDAACSMKVIPYEAGLGQAIPMIDEANKLLLEQMAKLSPGIRYDGNGVASPN, encoded by the coding sequence ATGTATCCCCCAAGATCAGAGCGAAGTGTAAAGAAGAAAAAAGGAAAACGCACCCGCAATACAATCATCTGGACAGTTAATATTGTATTGATCATGGCAATTGGTCTGATAGGCATTTTCTATGTCATTAATACACGTCAGCAACAGGCGGACCAGCCAGTGAAACAAGAGATAGTCGATCAGGATCAGCCTTCCATTGGAGACGATGCCAAAGGCGGGGATCAAGTAAGTTCTCCAGACTCGGAATCCGATGAGTCCTCGGAAGAAGAACCCGAAGCTACGGATGAAGAGACCACCGCGGATGCAGATAAGACATCTGGAGCAGCGACACCTGACACTTCAGGCAATACCAATAGTGGGAAAGCAGAATCCGGAACGAAAAAACCTGTGGCAGATTCGACACCGTCGGGCACCAAGGGAAATGCAGGTGTGGATCAGGAATCAGGGACGTCGAAACCTTCCAATTCAGCGAAGGATGTCACGATTAACTTTGTGGGTGATATTCAATTCTCGGGCAAAGTTGCTGAGTTGCTGGATAAGAACGGTTATGATTATCCCTTTGCCAAACTCGGCAGATTATTCAAGGATGATGATCTTACCATCGGCAACTTGGAGACACCGATAACCCTGGGTGGTACTGGTGCAGTCGACAAAACCTATGTATACAAATCTTCGCCCAAAGCATTGGCGGCAATGGCCTCTGCGGGTTTTGATGCTGTCAATTTGGCTAACAATCATATTCTGGATCAGGGCGTAGAGGGCTTGGTCGATACGTTAACTTATCTCAAGGAATATGGCATAGCTCACACCGGGGCAGGTATGAACAGGGATGAGGCCTATGCACCAGCATATCTGGAACGCAAAGGTATGAAGATTGCATTGCTTGGATTCTCCCGAGTTGTACCGGAAACGAGTTGGAAGGCGGAAGGCAATCGGGCTGGCGTGGCTGAAGCCTACGATTCCACAGGAGCAGTCAAAGCGATCCAGGAGGCCCGTAAGAAGGCTGATCTGGTGATCGTGGTTGCACATTGGGGAGAGGAACGTGTGAGTACTCCGAATAGTGACCAGACCCGATTGGCTCATGAGTTTGTAGATGCTGGTGCGGATCTGGTCATAGGTGGTCATCCTCATGTGTTGCAAGGGTTGGAGTACTATAAGGGGAAGTGGATTGCATACAGTACGGGAAATTTCATTTTCTCCAGATCAACAACCGAAGAGACATGGAAAACGGCGGTATTTCAGGCTCGCTGTAGTCAAGATGCGGCTTGCAGTATGAAAGTTATCCCTTATGAGGCCGGGCTTGGTCAGGCCATTCCGATGATTGATGAGGCGAACAAACTGCTGTTGGAACAGATGGCAAAGCTCTCCCCGGGTATTCGATATGATGGGAATGGAGTCGCTTCACCTAATTAA